A single window of Chloracidobacterium thermophilum B DNA harbors:
- a CDS encoding TonB-dependent receptor: MAVRVPWIISLLVLALWLFSPVGYAQSGSTTGTITGRVCDASGAVIGGTEMVCLQVGTGIQRTVQSREDGTYEFLNLPPGDYELRARAAGFEDRRQTIRLSLGTTALVVITLATAGTTDVIEVVADARNAAESATNIRQNEIPALPINRRDFLQFAITAARTVPDNLPDQGATATSGISFNAQSPRLNNLTIDGLDNNDATSGSIRSTFSQEAVREFQVVSDGYSAEFGRALGGIINIITKSGDNQFRGSLFGFFRNAALSARESLTPGKPPFEQYQYGLTAGGPLWRNRAFFFVTGERLNIRQNTVVTISDTVRAAALRNGFRFETGSIPFSTGGSTALVRGDWQITPEDNLTVRYNYGGQVNTAFEPFGGLTASTFTGEQRLTDHNLAVNNTFVSQQAFVVESRFLYSTRLQDIGATDPGPRIAINAPEGQVIFGKSLVLPQFRDTQTYQFFTSVGLVRGRHQMKFGGDVLRVDSRQRQPASEGGQAIFSAVSLAALGGPPGSPSMSALQAFDPTLRTPQQQAVLALIGAGLPNRFPGFPVLPLDVLPITNDYRQGFLDPQPTRIPQTAWSLFALDDVSLHPAVRLNLGVRYDLIRARSTPENKGFVSPRIALVWQPLQKLTVRSGYGLFTASNLTFPIFTIVPLTRRTLVLPFPFSILPFTQPNRQLPPSGDFPFGIQPVPQFGLEFQFARRLPVSYTQQASLSLESQLGSTLFSVVYNYVRGNRILSLRNINPVVRPGVDPLDSVINGRLDPRRGTVNEYAAAYDSYYHGVTFGVERRVGRFTGRASYTLSKAIDNYVDFRTSLQEFAEPLDVRQERALSIQDARHRLVMSGVWKLDYSKHLLLRDYTLSYIFTAVSGRPWNLLAGVDLNRNGDANDRPAGLGRNVGVTPAFYNLDVRLARRCINRDRFKLEGIVEAFNLFNRTNVREFGRTFPPVNPPLNTEFNLPPRRGGRFIVTPDRYRRAFPPRQIQVGFRMTF; this comes from the coding sequence ATGGCAGTTCGTGTTCCCTGGATTATCAGCTTGTTGGTTCTGGCGCTGTGGTTGTTTTCACCGGTGGGCTACGCCCAGAGCGGTTCAACAACCGGCACGATCACCGGGCGGGTCTGCGACGCTTCCGGGGCGGTCATCGGCGGCACGGAAATGGTCTGCCTTCAGGTGGGAACCGGGATACAGCGTACGGTTCAATCCCGTGAGGACGGCACGTACGAATTTCTCAACCTGCCGCCGGGGGACTACGAACTGCGCGCCCGGGCGGCCGGCTTTGAGGACAGGCGGCAGACCATCCGCCTTTCGCTTGGCACAACGGCGCTGGTGGTTATCACACTGGCCACGGCTGGGACGACCGACGTTATCGAAGTCGTGGCCGATGCCCGCAATGCGGCTGAATCGGCCACGAACATCCGGCAGAATGAAATCCCGGCACTCCCCATCAACCGGCGTGACTTCCTGCAATTTGCCATTACAGCGGCGCGAACTGTCCCGGACAACCTGCCCGACCAGGGCGCTACGGCAACGTCGGGCATTTCCTTCAATGCCCAGTCACCACGGCTGAACAACCTCACCATTGACGGGCTGGACAACAACGATGCCACGTCCGGGAGCATCCGCTCGACATTTTCGCAGGAGGCGGTGCGTGAGTTTCAGGTTGTTTCGGATGGCTATTCCGCCGAGTTCGGACGCGCGCTGGGCGGCATCATCAACATCATCACAAAGTCCGGCGACAACCAGTTTCGCGGGTCACTCTTTGGCTTCTTTCGCAACGCCGCCCTGAGTGCGCGGGAATCCCTCACGCCCGGCAAGCCGCCTTTCGAGCAGTACCAGTATGGCCTCACGGCCGGGGGCCCGCTGTGGCGCAACCGGGCGTTTTTCTTTGTGACCGGAGAGCGGCTCAACATCAGGCAGAACACCGTCGTGACCATTTCCGACACCGTGCGCGCTGCAGCGCTGCGCAATGGATTTCGGTTCGAGACCGGAAGCATTCCCTTCAGCACCGGTGGCTCGACGGCCCTTGTCCGGGGGGATTGGCAGATCACACCGGAAGACAACCTCACGGTGCGCTACAACTACGGGGGGCAGGTGAATACGGCTTTTGAACCCTTCGGAGGGTTGACCGCCAGCACCTTCACCGGAGAGCAGCGGCTGACCGATCACAACCTGGCCGTCAACAACACATTTGTCAGCCAACAGGCCTTTGTGGTGGAAAGCCGCTTTCTCTACAGCACCCGCCTGCAGGACATCGGTGCCACCGATCCGGGGCCGCGCATTGCCATCAATGCCCCGGAAGGACAGGTCATTTTTGGGAAATCCCTCGTTCTGCCCCAGTTCCGCGACACCCAGACCTACCAGTTTTTCACCTCGGTAGGGTTGGTGCGTGGCCGCCACCAGATGAAATTCGGCGGGGATGTCCTGCGGGTGGATTCACGGCAGCGCCAGCCGGCCAGTGAAGGTGGTCAGGCTATCTTCTCAGCCGTCAGCCTTGCCGCCTTGGGCGGTCCGCCCGGCTCGCCGTCCATGTCGGCGCTCCAGGCTTTTGACCCGACATTGCGCACACCCCAGCAGCAGGCGGTGCTGGCACTCATCGGGGCTGGTCTGCCCAACCGTTTCCCCGGCTTTCCGGTGCTGCCCCTGGATGTCCTGCCCATCACGAATGACTACCGGCAGGGCTTTCTTGACCCACAGCCGACGCGGATACCGCAAACCGCCTGGAGCCTGTTTGCCCTGGATGATGTTTCGCTGCATCCGGCCGTAAGGCTCAATCTTGGTGTGCGCTATGACCTGATACGCGCGCGCAGTACGCCGGAAAACAAAGGCTTTGTATCACCCCGCATCGCCTTGGTCTGGCAGCCTCTCCAGAAACTGACCGTACGGAGCGGCTACGGCCTGTTCACGGCCAGCAATCTGACGTTTCCGATTTTTACCATCGTCCCGTTGACGCGCCGGACACTCGTTTTGCCGTTTCCCTTCAGCATCCTGCCCTTTACCCAACCCAACCGGCAGCTTCCTCCGTCGGGCGATTTCCCCTTTGGTATTCAGCCTGTCCCCCAGTTTGGACTGGAGTTTCAGTTTGCCCGGCGCCTGCCGGTCAGTTACACCCAGCAGGCCAGCCTCAGCCTGGAGTCCCAGCTTGGCTCAACGTTGTTTTCGGTCGTTTATAACTACGTGCGGGGCAACCGCATTCTGTCGCTGCGCAACATCAACCCGGTCGTCCGTCCGGGTGTCGATCCGCTCGACAGTGTCATTAACGGCCGTCTCGATCCCCGCCGGGGAACGGTGAATGAATATGCCGCCGCCTATGACAGTTACTATCACGGCGTCACCTTTGGCGTAGAACGGCGGGTCGGACGCTTCACCGGTCGCGCCAGCTACACGTTGTCGAAAGCCATTGACAACTATGTGGATTTCCGTACGTCTTTGCAGGAATTTGCCGAGCCACTCGACGTGCGTCAGGAGCGTGCGCTGTCCATTCAGGATGCCCGCCACCGGCTGGTGATGTCCGGGGTGTGGAAGCTGGACTATTCCAAACACCTTCTGCTGCGGGATTACACCCTGTCCTACATCTTCACGGCGGTTTCGGGGCGTCCGTGGAATCTGCTGGCCGGGGTGGATTTGAATCGGAACGGCGATGCCAATGACCGGCCGGCCGGGCTGGGGCGCAACGTCGGGGTGACGCCAGCGTTCTACAATCTCGACGTGCGCCTGGCGCGGCGTTGCATCAACCGGGACCGCTTCAAGCTCGAAGGCATTGTCGAAGCCTTCAACCTTTTCAACCGAACCAATGTGCGCGAGTTCGGACGTACCTTCCCACCGGTGAATCCTCCGCTCAACACCGAGTTCAATCTTCCGCCGCGCCGTGGCGGGCGGTTCATCGTCACCCCTGATCGCTACCGGCGCGCTTTTCCGCCGCGTCAGATACAGGTCGGGTTTCGGATGACGTTTTAG
- a CDS encoding pyridoxal phosphate-dependent aminotransferase, whose product MPGFLADADLTPNRIEQARQRKGHYIDLTSSNPTHQGLLFPPDVLRAAAAGYWNSRCYCPDPHGWPPAREVIAADYARRTPPLEVAPDNIFITASTSEAYSLLFALLTEPGDNVLGPDVTYPLFEHLAAMHHVELRTYRLDEAHGWRIDEDSLLAATDAQTRAVLVVSPHNPTGMIVQQPLPALCQLGLPVICDEVFATFTYRASTSPPLGTLHPELPVFHLDGISKRLALPDLKLGWIALNEPAAARFGTRLEILNDAFLSANALTQFMLPTLFEQGQAFVQHMRDRLRAALDLALARLRGCPQVTVHPPDGGYYLFPRIAGWEDEEALVLELLEHGVLVHPGYFYGCEQGVHLMLSCLTEPDQLRAGLDILARHL is encoded by the coding sequence GACCTGACGAGCAGCAACCCAACCCACCAGGGGTTGCTGTTTCCGCCGGATGTGCTGCGGGCGGCGGCGGCCGGCTACTGGAACAGCCGGTGTTACTGTCCCGATCCGCACGGCTGGCCGCCAGCGCGGGAGGTCATTGCGGCGGACTACGCCCGCCGTACACCGCCGCTTGAGGTAGCACCGGATAACATTTTCATCACCGCCAGCACGAGTGAAGCCTACAGCCTGCTCTTTGCGCTGCTCACCGAACCGGGCGACAACGTGCTGGGTCCCGATGTCACGTATCCGCTGTTTGAGCATCTGGCGGCCATGCACCACGTGGAATTGCGTACCTACCGGCTGGATGAAGCCCACGGCTGGCGGATTGATGAGGATTCACTGCTCGCGGCAACTGATGCGCAGACCCGTGCCGTTCTGGTGGTGTCGCCCCACAATCCCACCGGGATGATCGTCCAACAACCACTGCCGGCGCTCTGCCAGCTTGGGTTGCCCGTCATCTGTGACGAGGTGTTTGCCACTTTTACCTACCGGGCCTCAACCAGCCCGCCGCTGGGAACCTTGCACCCGGAACTTCCGGTCTTTCATCTTGACGGTATTTCCAAACGCCTGGCCCTGCCCGATCTGAAGTTGGGCTGGATCGCGCTGAACGAACCAGCCGCGGCCAGATTCGGGACGCGGCTGGAAATCCTCAACGATGCCTTTCTGAGCGCCAATGCCCTGACCCAGTTCATGCTGCCGACGCTGTTTGAGCAGGGGCAGGCTTTCGTACAGCACATGCGCGACCGCCTGCGGGCGGCGCTCGATCTGGCGCTTGCCCGGCTGCGCGGCTGCCCGCAGGTGACCGTCCACCCGCCGGATGGCGGCTACTACCTGTTTCCACGGATTGCCGGGTGGGAGGACGAAGAAGCCCTTGTACTGGAACTCCTCGAACATGGCGTCCTCGTGCATCCCGGCTACTTCTACGGCTGCGAGCAGGGCGTTCACCTCATGCTGTCCTGCCTGACAGAACCCGACCAGCTCCGGGCCGGCCTCGACATCCTTGCCCGCCATCTCTGA